The following are encoded in a window of Phaseolus vulgaris cultivar G19833 chromosome 3, P. vulgaris v2.0, whole genome shotgun sequence genomic DNA:
- the LOC137805544 gene encoding uncharacterized protein: MWNQVSEGISSSAIGTSSASETQRKGVEEAKLKDIKVKNLLFQAIDREIMETILDKSTSKAIWDSMKQKYQGSTKVKKTQLQALRKEFEMLNINEGERIDSFIARTLTMVNKMKVNGENMQSSTVVRKVLRSLTPKFNYVVCSIEESNDLDAMTIDELHGSLLVQK; the protein is encoded by the coding sequence ATGTGGAATCAGGTGAGTGAAGGGATTTCGTCATCAGCGATAGGAACTTCATCAGCAAGTGAAACGCAGAGGAAGGGCGTCGAGGAAGCTAAGCTCAAGGATATAAAGGTCAAGAATTTATTGTTCCAAGCAATTGATAGGGAGATCATGGAAACTATTCTTGATAAAAGTACGTCAAAGGCGATCTGGGATTCGATGAAGCAGAAATACCAGGGATCCACCAAGGTGAAGAAAACACAACTACAAGCTTTGAGAAAGGAGTTTGAAATGTTGAATATAAATGAAGGAGAGAGGATTGATAGCTTTATTGCACGAACCCTAACAATGGTGAACAAGATGAAGGTAAATGGTGAAAATATGCAATCAAGCACAGTGGTAAGAAAGGTTTTAAGATCTTTGACTCCCAAATTCAATTATGTTGTATGTTCAATTGAGGAGTCAAATGATTTAGATGCCATGACTATTGATGAGCTCCATGGAAGTCTGCTTGTTCAAAAATAG